In the genome of Nitrospirota bacterium, one region contains:
- the msrA gene encoding peptide-methionine (S)-S-oxide reductase MsrA, with translation MLIASAAVMAATSLEKATFAGGCFWCMEHPFDEIPGVVSVTPGYTGGHKKSPTYEEVSAGGTGHAESVQIVYDPAQVTYEKLLNVFWHNIDPIVKDRQFCDTGHQYRSAIFYHTEEQHRLALQSKALLEKSKTFKEPVVTEIAQATEFTPAEEYHQHYYKKNPIRYKFYRTSCGRDKRLKELWGDAAGH, from the coding sequence ATGCTTATCGCGAGCGCCGCGGTCATGGCTGCAACGAGCCTTGAGAAGGCAACCTTCGCGGGCGGCTGCTTCTGGTGTATGGAGCACCCTTTCGACGAAATACCCGGCGTGGTCTCGGTCACCCCGGGCTACACCGGGGGACATAAAAAGTCGCCCACCTATGAAGAGGTCTCGGCCGGAGGGACGGGGCACGCGGAGTCTGTTCAGATCGTCTATGACCCTGCGCAAGTGACCTACGAAAAGCTTCTGAACGTCTTTTGGCACAACATTGATCCGATCGTCAAGGACCGGCAGTTCTGTGATACCGGTCATCAGTATCGCAGCGCCATCTTTTATCATACTGAAGAACAGCACCGGCTGGCACTGCAGTCGAAGGCCCTTCTGGAGAAGAGCAAGACCTTCAAAGAACCTGTCGTAACCGAGATCGCGCAAGCCACGGAGTTCACCCCTGCCGAGGAGTACCACCAGCACTATTACAAGAAGAACCCGATCCGTTACAAATTCTATCGCACCTCGTGCGGTCGGGACAAGCGGCTCAAGGAGCTGTGGGGCGATGCGGCAGGACATTGA
- the dsrM gene encoding sulfate reduction electron transfer complex DsrMKJOP subunit DsrM — protein sequence MKVIVSFIAVLLLVLIAYTGVTVLNAQYVFGIVIPYLAVLLFIGGMIYRILKWGSSPVPFRIPTTCGQQKSLPWIKQSKLENPSGMLGVLGRMALEVFFFRSLFRNVKTQLNEGAQLTYGEAKWLWLAGMAFHYSFLLILIRHLRFFMTPVPEVIQTIAALDSFLQIGTPLLYLTDGVLMAAATYLFIRRAALPQVRYISLIADYFPLFLILAIATSGVLMRYFIKTDVVSVKMLTMGLVSFSPTVPGGIGSVFYIHLFLLCVLFAYFPFSKLVHMAGVFMSPTRNLANNNRAKRHINPWNYPVHVHTYAEYEDDFREKMKKAGLPVEKE from the coding sequence ATGAAAGTCATAGTTTCTTTCATCGCAGTACTGCTCCTTGTACTGATTGCCTACACGGGAGTGACGGTGTTGAACGCGCAGTATGTCTTCGGGATCGTGATCCCCTATCTGGCGGTACTCCTCTTTATCGGCGGCATGATCTACCGTATCCTGAAGTGGGGAAGTTCACCCGTGCCGTTCCGCATTCCCACGACCTGCGGACAGCAGAAATCGCTTCCCTGGATCAAGCAGAGCAAACTTGAAAACCCCTCGGGCATGCTGGGCGTTCTCGGGAGAATGGCGCTCGAAGTGTTCTTCTTCCGGTCCCTTTTCAGGAACGTGAAAACACAGTTGAACGAAGGCGCACAGCTCACCTACGGTGAGGCAAAATGGCTCTGGCTCGCCGGCATGGCGTTCCACTATTCATTCCTCCTCATTCTAATCAGACATCTGCGGTTCTTTATGACGCCGGTGCCTGAAGTGATCCAGACGATCGCGGCACTGGACAGCTTCCTCCAGATAGGGACACCGCTTTTGTACCTGACCGACGGAGTGCTCATGGCAGCGGCTACCTATCTTTTCATCAGGAGGGCGGCCCTTCCGCAAGTTCGGTATATCTCGCTGATCGCAGACTACTTCCCGCTCTTTCTGATCCTCGCCATTGCCACATCCGGCGTGCTCATGCGGTACTTCATTAAAACAGATGTCGTGAGCGTGAAGATGCTCACCATGGGTCTGGTCAGTTTCAGTCCAACGGTCCCCGGCGGCATAGGTTCCGTGTTCTACATCCATCTGTTCCTCCTCTGCGTCCTGTTCGCCTATTTCCCGTTCAGCAAGCTGGTACACATGGCCGGCGTTTTCATGAGTCCCACCCGCAACCTGGCGAACAACAACCGCGCGAAGAGGCACATCAATCCCTGGAACTATCCGGTCCATGTCCACACCTATGCGGAGTATGAGGACGACTTCAGGGAAAAAATGAAAAAAGCCGGCTTGCCGGTAGAAAAGGAGTAA
- a CDS encoding 4Fe-4S dicluster domain-containing protein — protein MSMDRRKFLKIAGISSVLGLGASVVSAKGPSLLTGMDPSQVDKNKEALLAKRWAMVVDMSKFKTEEDFKKVIDACHLTHNVPDFRNADGSVDKKFEVKWIWTAPYERTFPGQDNKYMSEHMKEMPFLVACNHCDNPPCVRVCPTKATFKLPNGITMQDEHRCIGCRFCMAACPYGSRSFNWRDPRPAIKSENKEYPTRSKGVVEKCTFCTERLAVGKLPACVEAAPKGGLLFGDLEDPNSEVRKIVTNQYTIRRKSDLGTGPGIYYIVGGSDHA, from the coding sequence ATGAGCATGGACAGGAGAAAATTCCTTAAAATAGCCGGTATCTCCTCCGTTCTGGGTCTCGGCGCGTCCGTCGTCTCAGCCAAAGGGCCATCGCTGCTGACAGGTATGGATCCATCGCAGGTGGACAAGAACAAGGAAGCGTTGCTTGCGAAGCGCTGGGCCATGGTCGTGGACATGAGCAAGTTCAAGACCGAGGAAGATTTCAAAAAGGTCATCGATGCCTGCCACCTGACGCACAACGTTCCCGATTTCCGGAACGCAGACGGCAGCGTCGACAAGAAGTTCGAGGTCAAGTGGATCTGGACAGCGCCCTACGAACGCACATTCCCGGGTCAGGACAACAAGTACATGAGCGAGCACATGAAGGAAATGCCGTTCCTCGTCGCATGCAACCATTGTGATAATCCGCCCTGTGTCCGGGTCTGTCCCACCAAGGCAACATTCAAACTTCCGAACGGGATCACGATGCAGGACGAGCACCGCTGCATCGGATGCCGCTTCTGCATGGCCGCGTGCCCCTACGGGTCACGGAGCTTCAACTGGCGCGACCCCCGGCCTGCCATCAAATCCGAGAACAAGGAATACCCGACGCGGTCAAAAGGCGTGGTGGAAAAATGCACCTTCTGTACCGAGAGGCTTGCGGTGGGGAAACTGCCGGCGTGTGTCGAAGCCGCGCCCAAAGGCGGCCTGCTCTTCGGCGATCTGGAAGACCCCAATTCCGAGGTCCGGAAGATCGTGACGAACCAGTACACGATCAGGCGCAAATCCGACCTGGGTACCGGCCCGGGCATTTATTACATCGTAGGAGGGAGCGACCATGCTTGA
- the dsrJ gene encoding sulfate reduction electron transfer complex DsrMKJOP subunit DsrJ, protein MKLYDGGKIIIGILVFAAFAAFPFYNNIGKVNAKPDPKVDTPAIQEWEKQYGKKECVESKEFMRAEHMQLLNNWRDTVVREDNRGYISNANHKRFNISLQNGCMNCHSNKKKFCDECHTYMSVTPYCWDCHIQPKEKEENKS, encoded by the coding sequence ATGAAACTCTATGACGGCGGCAAAATAATCATCGGGATCCTGGTGTTCGCGGCATTCGCGGCATTCCCGTTCTACAACAATATCGGGAAGGTGAATGCCAAGCCCGACCCGAAGGTGGATACTCCCGCGATCCAGGAATGGGAGAAACAGTACGGCAAGAAGGAGTGTGTGGAGTCCAAAGAGTTCATGCGGGCCGAACACATGCAGCTCTTGAACAACTGGCGGGACACCGTAGTGCGGGAAGACAACCGGGGTTATATCAGCAATGCAAACCACAAACGGTTCAACATAAGCCTGCAGAACGGCTGTATGAACTGTCACTCCAACAAGAAGAAGTTTTGCGACGAATGCCACACCTACATGTCGGTGACCCCGTATTGCTGGGATTGCCATATTCAGCCGAAGGAGAAGGAGGAGAACAAATCATGA
- the nrfD gene encoding polysulfide reductase NrfD, producing MLEKALVGSKKYWAWIMFLGVLAAIGVFTYLKQYSYGLGLTGMHRDVTWGLYIGQFTFLVGVAASAVMLVIPYYLHDYKTFGKIVILGEFLAISAVVMCMLFILSDMGQPMRVMNIFLHPTPSAMVFWDTVVLNGYLFLNLLVGWVTLGSDRKGIAPPKWIKPFIYLSIPWAISIHTVTAFLYAGIPGRHFWLSAILAARFLASAFAGGPALLIILALIVRKISKFDAGKEAIQAVGKIVAYAMFANVFFLGLEFFTAFYSGIPGHAQSFLYLYTGLEGHSELVPLMWTSTIFAAISLVMLWVPAIRKNEGTLALACIMLFASLWIDKGFGLIIGGFVPNPFEEVHPYWPTMPETMITIGIWAIGFLVLTLLYKIAITVREETAGIELEH from the coding sequence ATGCTTGAGAAGGCATTAGTGGGAAGTAAAAAATACTGGGCATGGATCATGTTTCTCGGTGTCCTGGCTGCGATAGGGGTGTTCACCTATCTCAAGCAGTACTCATACGGATTGGGACTCACCGGCATGCATCGGGACGTGACCTGGGGCCTGTATATCGGCCAGTTCACATTCCTGGTCGGCGTCGCGGCCTCGGCCGTGATGCTCGTTATTCCGTATTATCTGCACGATTATAAGACGTTCGGGAAAATCGTGATCCTCGGTGAGTTTCTTGCCATTTCGGCAGTGGTCATGTGCATGCTGTTCATCCTGTCGGACATGGGGCAGCCCATGAGGGTCATGAACATATTCCTGCACCCCACACCAAGCGCCATGGTGTTCTGGGACACGGTCGTGCTGAACGGTTACCTGTTCCTGAATCTCCTCGTCGGCTGGGTGACCCTCGGATCCGACCGGAAGGGCATTGCCCCGCCCAAGTGGATAAAACCGTTCATCTATCTCTCGATCCCCTGGGCGATCAGCATCCACACGGTCACGGCATTCCTTTATGCCGGTATCCCGGGACGCCATTTCTGGCTCAGTGCCATCCTGGCCGCGCGGTTCCTGGCCTCGGCTTTTGCCGGCGGTCCGGCGCTCCTGATCATCCTTGCGTTGATCGTGCGGAAGATCAGCAAGTTCGACGCAGGCAAGGAGGCCATCCAGGCAGTGGGCAAGATCGTTGCCTATGCCATGTTCGCGAACGTCTTTTTCCTGGGACTGGAGTTCTTCACTGCTTTCTACAGCGGCATCCCGGGCCATGCACAATCCTTCCTGTATCTGTATACCGGGCTTGAAGGCCACAGCGAACTTGTGCCGCTCATGTGGACCTCAACGATCTTTGCGGCGATCTCGCTGGTCATGCTCTGGGTCCCGGCGATACGGAAGAACGAGGGAACTTTGGCGCTTGCGTGTATCATGCTCTTCGCCTCCTTATGGATCGACAAAGGCTTCGGCTTGATCATCGGCGGTTTCGTGCCGAACCCCTTTGAAGAAGTGCATCCCTACTGGCCCACCATGCCGGAGACCATGATCACTATCGGCATCTGGGCGATCGGGTTCCTGGTACTGACCCTGCTCTACAAGATCGCGATCACGGTCAGGGAAGAAACAGCGGGGATCGAGCTGGAGCATTAA
- a CDS encoding (Fe-S)-binding protein: MAKLPTPEELSKIDYAPPKTGWMDTPVVLKEGMFCHGSKPKSLQTLSFPNPRDWRPMDEDWKLPENWKQIILEGIADRLEKYRSFRLFMDICVRCGACADKCHFFIGTGDPKNMPVLRAELIRSVYRKEFTLAGKIFGKMAGARELTVDVLKEWWYYFFQCTECRRCSVFCPYGIDQAEITIIGRELLNLLGLNIEWVAGPAANCYMKGNHLGLEPHTIVSNLEYMLDDIETITGKKIKPSFNRKGAEILFVTPSGDLFADPGTYTAMGYLMLFEELGLDYTWSTYASEGGNFGYFTSNELAKRLNSKIYAEAKRLGVKYVIGGECGHMWRVLNQYMDTWNGPADFLEVPKSPITGTVFENARSTKMIHIAEFTADLIKNNKLKLDPKRNDNLKVTWHDSCNTARGMGILEEPRYVLRNVVNNFVEMPEDTIREKTFCCGSGSGLNASEDMDLRMKGGFPRANAVKFVHEHYGVNMLANICAIDRATLPPLMDYWVPGVGVCGLHELVANAMIMKGEKERTTNLRGEPLPGVEAKEDQA, translated from the coding sequence ATGGCAAAACTTCCGACGCCAGAAGAACTGTCGAAGATAGATTACGCGCCGCCGAAGACGGGGTGGATGGACACGCCCGTCGTGTTAAAAGAAGGGATGTTCTGTCACGGATCGAAGCCGAAAAGCCTCCAGACCCTCAGCTTTCCGAACCCGCGGGACTGGAGACCCATGGACGAGGACTGGAAGCTTCCCGAGAACTGGAAGCAGATCATCCTCGAGGGGATCGCGGACCGGCTTGAAAAATACCGGTCGTTCCGGCTCTTCATGGACATCTGCGTGCGCTGCGGCGCCTGCGCGGACAAATGCCATTTCTTCATCGGCACCGGCGACCCCAAGAACATGCCGGTGCTCAGGGCCGAGCTCATTCGCTCGGTTTATAGAAAAGAATTCACCCTGGCAGGAAAGATCTTCGGCAAGATGGCCGGCGCGCGCGAGCTTACCGTCGATGTGCTGAAGGAGTGGTGGTACTACTTCTTTCAGTGCACCGAGTGCCGCCGCTGTTCGGTCTTCTGCCCCTACGGCATCGACCAGGCTGAGATCACCATCATCGGGCGCGAACTGCTGAACCTGCTCGGCCTGAACATTGAATGGGTCGCCGGTCCGGCCGCGAACTGCTACATGAAGGGCAACCACCTTGGTCTCGAGCCCCATACGATCGTGAGCAACCTCGAGTACATGCTCGACGACATCGAGACCATCACGGGCAAGAAGATCAAACCCTCGTTCAACCGAAAAGGCGCGGAAATCCTGTTTGTAACGCCTTCGGGCGATCTCTTTGCCGATCCGGGCACGTACACGGCCATGGGCTACCTCATGCTGTTCGAAGAACTGGGGCTCGACTACACCTGGAGCACCTATGCCTCGGAAGGCGGGAACTTCGGGTACTTCACCTCGAACGAACTGGCAAAGCGGCTCAACTCCAAGATCTATGCCGAAGCGAAGCGGCTTGGCGTGAAGTACGTCATCGGCGGGGAATGCGGCCATATGTGGCGCGTCCTGAACCAGTATATGGACACCTGGAACGGACCCGCGGATTTCCTCGAGGTCCCGAAGTCGCCGATCACCGGCACGGTATTCGAGAACGCGCGATCAACGAAGATGATCCACATCGCGGAATTTACCGCCGACCTGATCAAGAACAACAAGCTCAAGCTCGACCCGAAGAGGAACGACAATCTCAAGGTGACGTGGCACGACTCCTGTAACACGGCGCGCGGCATGGGCATTCTTGAGGAACCCCGGTATGTTCTCAGGAACGTGGTCAACAACTTCGTCGAAATGCCGGAGGACACGATCCGTGAGAAGACCTTCTGCTGCGGAAGCGGATCCGGCCTGAACGCCTCGGAGGACATGGACCTTCGCATGAAGGGCGGCTTCCCCCGCGCGAATGCCGTCAAGTTCGTCCATGAGCACTACGGGGTGAACATGCTGGCAAACATCTGTGCCATCGACCGCGCAACGCTTCCCCCGCTCATGGATTACTGGGTGCCCGGCGTGGGTGTCTGCGGTCTCCATGAGCTCGTGGCAAATGCCATGATCATGAAGGGCGAGAAGGAGAGAACGACCAACCTGCGCGGTGAACCTCTTCCGGGAGTCGAAGCGAAGGAGGACCAAGCCTAA
- a CDS encoding 4Fe-4S binding protein — protein MYMVTVDKAKCDGDGVCVNVCPQGVFKLVDEKSEPENMSECINCLTCVENCPQQAITVTEI, from the coding sequence ATGTATATGGTAACAGTGGACAAGGCAAAGTGCGACGGCGACGGCGTCTGCGTGAACGTATGCCCCCAGGGGGTGTTCAAGCTCGTAGACGAAAAGTCCGAGCCGGAGAACATGTCCGAGTGCATCAACTGCCTGACCTGCGTCGAGAACTGCCCGCAGCAGGCAATTACCGTCACGGAGATATAA